A region of Salvia splendens isolate huo1 chromosome 17, SspV2, whole genome shotgun sequence DNA encodes the following proteins:
- the LOC121774566 gene encoding peptide-N4-(N-acetyl-beta-glucosaminyl)asparagine amidase A-like produces MSPLPCPCSWEDIGLPELSSSYIGWLRSIGGASLSLSLSLSLLPPRRRSSATLFPPTAAPPSRPKRKSKSPAPSPSTPSPPPAHSPSSTTPSPTPPASPPPPPTTPPPLNCTWSNAALHFSAAANGTQIDRIAAVWLTGAELLRTSTPQSTPDGVSWSFTKDVTRFSALLRRKSLSLSVMLENTVDEFYTGTFDVNITFLFYNIQNSPIHKRRSLNSSPRKIIRNQRRQSAAINASLELDQIPADLIIPVSAAGEEGYWFKIQTGNDAVYQGIQIPNNTYRAVIEVFVSAHGDDEFWYTNPPDFYIESNGLNITRGHGVYREVLVTLDDNVVGSVLPFPVIYTGGINPLFWDPIVAIGAFNLPSYEIELTPFLGILLDDKKHYFGFGVADAISFWLVDANLHLWLDDSPVKVQAGPIKYKNPNNCVERESSFAQLNGKFETEGERQTEFSGWVYSSAGNVTTRVITKLEFDNEINYKSNGTIVKVEHEVTVRKQIEISLPSSGTVASFSVESKYPLELKTTSVAGSGPDNYLVSTELEVSYEEEKKIDHFQSKLKNKQECSGWMFVHGEDVLSGAGATSQTYTVQDSLGCYSRKVSADEGAVVTDTENFLCAAGVISGSSA; encoded by the exons ATGTCTCCTTTgccttgcccttgttcttggGAGGACATCGGTTtgccggaactctcatcctcgtacatcggctggttgaggtccatcggaggtGCGTCGCTGTCGCTGTCGCTGTCGCTGTCGCTGCTC CCTCCCCGCCGCCGTTCCAGCGCTACCCTCTTCCCTCCGACCGCCGCTCCACCATCCCGCCCCAAACGCAAATCGAAGTCACCCGCCCCCTCCCCTTCGACGCCCTCACCCCCGCCTGCACACTCCCCCTCTTCAACCACACCTTCGCCCACACCTCCGGCCTCCCCCCCGCCGCCGCCAACTACTCCGCCCCCCCTCAACTGCACCTGGTCCAACGCCGCCCTCCacttctccgccgccgccaacgGCACTCAAATCGACCGCATCGCCGCCGTCTGGCTCACCGGCGCCGAGCTCCTCCGCACCAGCACCCCCCAATCCACCCCCGACGGCGTCTCCTGGTCCTTCACCAAGGACGTCACCCGCTTCTCCGCCCTCCTCCGCCGGAAAAGCCTCTCCCTCTCCGTCATGTTAGAGAACACCGTCGACGAATTCTACACCGGCACATTCGACGTCAACATCACCTTCCTCTTCTACAACATCCAAAATTCCCCAATCCATAAACGCCGCTCGCTCAATTCGAGCCCTAGAAAAATCATACGCAATCAACGGCGGCAGTCAGCCGCGATCAATGCTTCACTCGAGCTAGACCAAATCCCCGCCGATTTGATCATCCCGGTCTCCGCCGCGGGAGAGGAAGGGTACTGGTTCAAAATCCAGACCGGAAACGACGCCGTTTACCAGGGGATTCAAATCCCTAACAACACCTACAGAGCGGTAATCGAGGTCTTCGTCTCCGCTCACGGCGACGACGAATTCTGGTACACGAATCCACCGGATTTCTACATCGAGAGCAACGGATTGAACATCACGCGCGGCCACGGCGTCTACCGCGAAGTTCTCGTCACGCTCGACGACAATGTCGTCGGATCGGTCCTCCCCTTCCCCGTCATCTACACCGGCGGCATAAACCCCCTGTTTTGGGATCCAATCGTCGCAATCGGCGCTTTCAACCTACCTTCTTACGAAATCGAGCTCACTCCATTTCTAGGTATTCTACTCGACGACAAAAAGCACTATTTCGGATTCGGCGTCGCCGACGCTATCTCCTTCTGGCTCGTCGACGCAAATCTGCACCTCTGGCTCGACGACAGTCCAGTGAAGGTCCAAGCCGGTCCGATCAAGTACAAAAACCCTAACAATTGCGTCGAGCGCGAATCCAGCTTCGCGCAGCTCAACGGCAAATTCGAAACCGAAGGAGAGAGACAAACAGAGTTCTCCGGCTGGGTGTACTCCAGCGCCGGAAACGTAACCACGCGCGTTATCACCAAGCTCGAATTCGACAACGAGATCAACTACAAGAGCAACGGAACgatcgtgaaggtcgagcacgAGGTGACGGTGAGGAAGCAGATCGAGATCTCGCTGCCGTCCTCCGGCACGGTGGCGAGCTTCAGCGTGGAGTCGAAATACCCGCTGGAGCTGAAAACGACGTCGGTCGCCGGATCTGGACCGGATAACTACCTCGTGTCGACGGAGCTGGAGGTGTCGTacgaggaggagaagaagatcgACCACTTCCAGAGCAAATTGAAGAACAAGCAGGAGTGCAGCGGCTGGATGTTCGTCCATGGCGAGGACGTGCTCTCCGGCGCCGGAGCGACGTCGCAGACTTACACGGTGCAGGATAGCCTCGGATGCTACTCTCGGAAGGTCTCGGCCGACGAAGGCGCCGTCGTCACAGACACCGAGAATTTCCTCTGCGCCGCCGGAGTTATTTCTGGATCATCTGCTTAG
- the LOC121774567 gene encoding peptide-N4-(N-acetyl-beta-glucosaminyl)asparagine amidase A-like, giving the protein MHPSLLLLSLLLILPGSDASRPPFQHFRFPTTRRFASTSLEKQIEVTRPLPFDSLTPACTLPLFNHTFAHTSGLPPSDANYSAPLNCTWSNAVLRFSAAANGTQSDRIAAVWLAGAELLRTSTPQSTPDGVSWSFTKDVTRFSALLRRKNLSLSVMLENTVDEFYTGAFDVNITFLFYNVRNSPINNRRSLNSSPRKIIRNHRRRSTALNASLELDEIPADLIIPVSAAGEEGYWFKIQNGNDAVYQGIQIPNNTYRAVIEVFVSAHGDDELWYTNPPDFYIESNGLNITRGHGVYREVLVTLGGNVVGSVLPFPVIYAGGINPFFWSPIVAIGAFNLPSYEIELTPFLGILLDDKKHYFGFGVADAISFWLVDANLHLWLDDGPVKVQAGSIKYKNPNNCVERESSFAELNGKFETEGERKTEFSGWVYSSAGNLTTSVTTKLEFENEINYKSNGTIVKVEHEVTVKKQIEISIPSSGTVASYSVESEYELELKTTSIAGAGPENFLVSTDLEISYEEEKEMGDFESELENKQECSGWMFVHGDDVLSGAGATSQSYEVEDSHGCYTRKISADQGAVVADSQNFLCALGRVSGSSA; this is encoded by the coding sequence atgcATCCATCTCTACTCCTACTCTCACTCCTCCTCATTCTCCCCGGCTCCGACGCCTCCCGGCCGCCGTTCCAGCACTTCCGCTTCCCCACAACCCGCCGCTTCGCCTCCACGTCACTCGAGAAACAAATCGAAGTCACCCGCCCCCTCCCCTTCGACTCCCTAACCCCCGCCTGCACTCTCCCCCTCTTCAACCACACCTTCGCCCACACCTCTGGCCTCCCCCCCTCCGACGCCAACTACTCCGCCCCCCTCAACTGCACCTGGTCCAACGCCGTCCTCCGAttctccgccgccgccaacgGCACGCAATCCGACCGCATCGCCGCCGTCTGGCTCGCCGGCGCCGAGCTCCTCCGCACCAGCACCCCCCAATCCACCCCCGACGGCGTCTCCTGGTCCTTCACCAAGGACGTCACCCGCTTCTCCGCCCTCCTCCGCCGGAAAAACCTCTCCCTCTCCGTCATGTTAGAGAACACCGTTGATGAATTTTACACCGGCGCATTCGACGTCAACATCACCTTCCTCTTCTACAACGTCCGAAATTCCCCAATCAACAACCGCCGTTCACTCAATTCGAGCCCTAGGAAAATCATACGCAATCACCGGCGGCGATCAACCGCGCTCAATGCTTCCCTCGAATTAGACGAAATCCCCGCCGATTTGATCATTCCGGTCTCCGCTGCGGGAGAGGAAGGGTACTGGTTCAAAATCCAGAACGGAAACGACGCCGTTTACCAGGGGATTCAAATCCCTAACAACACGTATAGAGCCGTGATCGAGGTCTTCGTCTCCGCTCACGGCGACGACGAATTGTGGTACACAAATCCACCGGATTTCTACATCGAGAGCAATGGATTGAACATCACGCGCGGCCACGGAGTCTACCGCGAGGTACTCGTCACGCTCGGCGGAAACGTCGTCGGATCGGTGCTCCCCTTCCCCGTGATCTACGCCGGCGGCATAAACCCCTTTTTTTGGAGTCCAATCGTCGCAATCGGCGCTTTCAACCTACCTTCCTACGAAATCGAGCTCACTCCATTTCTAGGCATTCTACTCGACGACAAAAAGCACTACTTCGGATTCGGCGTCGCCGACGCCATCTCCTTCTGGCTCGTCGACGCAAATCTGCACCTCTGGCTCGACGACGGTCCGGTGAAGGTCCAAGCCGGTTCGATCAAGTACAAAAACCCTAACAATTGCGTCGAGCGCGAATCCAGCTTCGCAGAGCTCAACGGCAAATTCGAAACCgaaggagagagaaaaacaGAATTCTCCGGCTGGGTGTACTCCAGCGCCGGAAACCTAACCACAAGCGTAACAACGAAGCTCGAATTCGAAAACGAGATCAACTACAAGAGCAACGGCACgatcgtgaaggtcgagcacgAGGTGACGGTGAAGAAGCAGATCGAGATATCGATTCCGTCCTCCGGCACGGTGGCGAGCTACAGCGTGGAGTCGGAATACGAGCTGGAGCTGAAAACGACGTCGATCGCCGGAGCTGGACCGGAGAACTTCCTGGTGTCGACGGATCTGGAGATTTCGTacgaggaggagaaggagatgGGCGATTTCGAGAGCGAATTGGAGAACAAGCAGGAGTGCAGCGGGTGGATGTTCGTGCACGGCGACGACGTGCTCTCTGGCGCCGGAGCCACGTCGCAGAGTTACGAGGTGGAGGATAGTCACGGCTGCTATACTCGGAAGATATCGGCCGATCAAGGCGCCGTCGTCGCCGATTCACAGAATTTCCTCTGCGCCCTAGGCCGTGTTTCTGGATCATCTGCTTAG
- the LOC121775279 gene encoding eukaryotic translation initiation factor 2 subunit alpha homolog, whose amino-acid sequence MATNGPNLECRMYEARYPEVDQAVMIQVKSMADSGAYVSLLEYNNIEGMILFSELSRRRIRSISSLIKVGRIEPVMVLRVDKEKGYIDLSKRRVSEEDIQGCEERFNKSKLVHSIMRHVAETMSVDLEDLYIHVGWPLYKKYGHAFEAFKVMVNDPNSVLDTLTREITEAGPDGQEVKKVVPAISEEVKDALVKNIRRRMTPQPLKIRADIEMKCFQFDGVLHIKEAMRKAEAVGNDDCPVKMKLVAAPAYVLTTQTLDKEQGITVLTKAIQACTEEIERQKGKLTVKEPPRAVSEREDKLLAEHMAKLGQQNEDVSGDEDSEDEEDTGMGEIDLENSGMAITE is encoded by the exons ATGGCGACAAACGGGCCGAATCTGGAGTGCCGGATGTACGAGGCGAGGTACCCGGAGGTGGACCAGGCGGTGATGATTCAGGTCAAGAGCATGGCCGACAGCGGCGCGTACGTTTCGCTCCTCGAGTACAACAACATCGAAGGCATGATTCTCTTCTCCGAGCTCTCCCGCCGCCGCATTCGGAGCATCAGCAGCCTCATCAAGGTCGGCCGCATCGAGCCCGTCATGGTGCTCCGTGTCGACAAAGAGAAGGGGTATATTGATCTCAGCAAGCGCCGCGTCTCCGAGGAGGACATCCAGGGCTGTGAGGAGAGGTTCAATAAGAGCAAGCTTGTGCATTCGATCATGAGGCATGTTGCTGAGACCATGAGCGTTGATCTTGag GATCTGTATATTCATGTTGGCTGGCCGTTGTACAAGAAATATGGGCATGCATTTGAG gCATTCAAAGTGATGGTTAACGATCCCAACTCAGTTCTTGATACCCTCACTCGCGAAATCACAGAAGCTGGTCCTGATGGACAAGAG GTGAAGAAAGTGGTTCCTGCAATATCAGAGGAAGTCAAAGATGCTTTAGTGAAAAATATTAGGAGAAGAATGACGCCTCAACCCTTGAAGATTCGTGCagatattgaaatgaaatgttttcaGTTTGATGGTGTTCTGCACATAAAG GAAGCAATGCGTAAAGCTGAAGCTGTTGGCAATGACGATTGTCCTGTTAAAATGAAACTTGTTGCTGCTCCAGCTTATGTCCTTACCACCCAGACTCTTGACAAG GAGCAAGGAATCACAGTGCTTACCAAGGCAATTCAAGCGTGCACTGAAGAGATTGAACGCCAAAAAGGAAAACTTACTGTTAAGGAACCACCAAGAGCG GTGAGCGAACGGGAGGATAAGCTACTCGCAGAACATATGGCTAAGCTTGGACAGCAAAATGAAGATGTCAGTGGTGATGAAGACAGTGAAGACGAAGAAGATACCGGGATGGGTGAAATAGACCTCGAGAATTCGGGAATGGCTATAACAGAGTAA
- the LOC121775242 gene encoding probable apyrase 7 isoform X2 — MVFSKISELFSPGLIRLSASNKAPGSPIPASPSGLPKPEKRSNLRLSYSLQDLSTYRRLDIEEGNQNAGVERSSGHALPPYIFEKEIGAASFLKEKLSPGTSSRKKRWITVICILIGLFLVSCLSFGLQNLYTNWSRGTNRFYVVVDCGSTGTRVFVYQASISHEKDNNLPISLKSLPEDSSGNSVARSGRAYNRMETEPGFDKLVHNISGLQKAIKPLIDWAENQIPRNSHSSTSLFLHATAGVRRLPSSDSEWLLENAWLILKRSPFLCKKEWVKTITGVEEAYYGWIALNYHTKVFGSIPKKETYGALDLGGSSLQVTFEGKQGDLDETSLKLGIGPVNHHLSAYSLAGYGLNDAFDKSVGHLLKGLPHISNANLTSGKVEINHPCLQYGYKEQYMCRHCSLLEGGNSGVPVQLVGVPNWAKCSSLAKAAVNRSEWSNSSVGIDCGLHPCALAENKPRPRGRFYAMSGFYVVYRFFNLTPDATLDDVLEKGHRYCDKSWLVAKKSVVPQPFIEQYCFRAPYVVLLLREGLHIPDSHVTVGSGSITWTLGVALFEAGKAFPFSGKSRGYDIFQVRINPLFVLAFSLVVLFFLVCFSSCVGKSSIYLRRRYLPLFNHKSVSSASVLNIPSPFQFKHWSRPVHIDGRAKDPMSPVPGTHGGDKFTRSHVAHSYSSGSLGELQFGNTNVGPAWTPPNRSQTRLQSRRSQSREDLVSSMAEGNAMKP, encoded by the exons ATGGTCTTCAGCAAAATTTCAGAATTATTTTCTCCCGGACTGATTCGTTTATCAGCATCTAACAAAGCACCCGGGTCGCCTATACCTGCTTCACCTAGTGGTCTCCCCAAACCTGAGAAAAGGAGTAATCTAAGACTCTCCTATTCCCTTCAGGATTTGTCTACTTATCGCCGGCTTGATATAGAAGAAGGAAATCAAAATGCTGGAGTAGAAAGAAGTTCAGGTCATGCATTGCCACCATATATCTTTGAGAAGGAAATAGGAGCAGCAAGTTTTTTGAAGGAGAAGTTATCACCAGGAACTTCATCCAGAAAGAAGAGGTGGATTACAGTAATCTGTATTCTCATTGGCTTATTTCTTGTTTCATGTCTGTCATTTGGTCTCCAAAATCTTTACACAAACTGGTCTAGAGGAACTAACAGGTTCTATGTTGTCGTAGACTGTGGTAGCACTGGGACACGTGTCTTTGTATATCAGGCTTCTATTAGTCACGAAAAGGACAACAATCTTCCTATATCATTAAAATCTCTGCCTGAAGATTCCTCTGGGAACTCTGTTGCCCGGAGTGGGAGGGCTTACAACAGAATGGAGACTGAGCCCGGGTTTGACAAATTGGTGCATAACATTTCTGGGTTGCAGAAGGCAATTAAACCTCTAATTGATTGGGCTGAGAACCAAATTCCAAGAAACTCACATAGTAGTACCTCTCTTTTTCTTCATGCTACAGCTGGAGTTCGTAGGCTACCGAGTTCAGATTCTGAATGGCTGCTTGAGAATGCTTGGCTGATCCTGAAGAGGTCACCTTTCTTGTGCAAAAAGGAATGGGTTAAGACTATCACGGGTGTGGAGGAAGCTTATTATGGATGGATAGCATTAAATTATCACACTAAGGTGTTTGGGTCGATTCCCAAAAAAGAAACATATGGTGCACTTGATTTGGGTGGCTCATCACTTCAGGTTACTTTTGAAGGTAAACAAGGTGACCTTGATGAAACGAGCTTAAAATTAGGGATTGGCCCTGTTAACCATCATCTGAGTGCCTATTCTTTGGCCGGGTATGGTCTCAATGACGCATTTGATAAATCGGTTGGCCATCTTCTCAAAGGGCTTCCTCATATTAGTAATGCCAATTTGACAAGTGGAAAAGTAGAAATTAATCATCCTTGTTTGCAATATGGTTACAAAGAACAGTATATGTGTAGACACTGTTCACTTTTAGAAGGTGGGAATTCTGGAGTACCAGTTCAGCTTGTGGGAGTTCCAAATTGGGCCAAATGTAGTTCGCTCGCCAAAGCTGCCGTCAATAGATCTGAATGGTCAAACAGTAGCGTAGGAATCGATTGTGGGCTTCATCCATGTGCTCTTGCTGAAAATAAACCCCGTCCTCGTGGCCGGTTTTATGCTATGTCTGGTTTCTACGTCGTGTACCGGTTCTTCAACCTGACTCCTGACGCTACTCTTGATGACGTGCTAGAGAAAGGCCACAGATATTGTGACAAGTCTTGGCTTGTTGCTAAGAAGAGCGTCGTTCCTCAGCCTTTCATCGAACAATACTGCTTCCGAGCTCCATATGTGGTGCTCCTCTTGAGAGAAGGACTGCACATTCCTGATAGCCACGTGACGGTTGGTTCGGGAAGCATAACTTGGACCCTTGGGGTCGCTCTATTTGAAGCTGGAAAGGCATTTCCGTTTTCTGGTAAATCCCGCGGCTATGATATATTTCAAGTGAGGATAAACCCACTGTTTGTTTTAGCTTTCTCTTTAGTTGTGCTGTTTTTCTTGGTCTGTTTCTCGTCATGTGTTGGCAAATCATCGATATATCTGCGGAGGCGATATCTCCCTCTTTTCAACCACAAAAGTGTGTCATCGGCATCCGTTCTCAATATCCCTTCTCCTTTCCAATTCAAACACTGGAGTCGTCCGGTCCACATAG ATGGAAGGGCTAAGGATCCGATGAGTCCAGTTCCAGGTACTCATGGTGGCGACAAGTTCACCAGATCACACGTAGCGCACAGCTACTCATCAGGCAGCTTGGGAGAGCTCCAGTTCGGAAACACTAATGTTGGCCCTGCCTGGACCCCTCCGAACAGAAGCCAAACGCGTCTCCAGAGTAGGAGATCCCAATCGCGGGAGGATCTCGTTTCTTCCATGGCAGAGGGAAATGCAATGAAGCCCTGA
- the LOC121775242 gene encoding probable apyrase 7 isoform X1 produces the protein MVFSKISELFSPGLIRLSASNKAPGSPIPASPSGLPKPEKRSNLRLSYSLQDLSTYRRLDIEEGNQNAGVERSSGHALPPYIFEKEIGAASFLKEKLSPGTSSRKKRWITVICILIGLFLVSCLSFGLQNLYTNWSRGTNRFYVVVDCGSTGTRVFVYQASISHEKDNNLPISLKSLPEDSSGNSVARSGRAYNRMETEPGFDKLVHNISGLQKAIKPLIDWAENQIPRNSHSSTSLFLHATAGVRRLPSSDSEWLLENAWLILKRSPFLCKKEWVKTITGVEEAYYGWIALNYHTKVFGSIPKKETYGALDLGGSSLQVTFEGKQGDLDETSLKLGIGPVNHHLSAYSLAGYGLNDAFDKSVGHLLKGLPHISNANLTSGKVEINHPCLQYGYKEQYMCRHCSLLEGGNSGVPVQLVGVPNWAKCSSLAKAAVNRSEWSNSSVGIDCGLHPCALAENKPRPRGRFYAMSGFYVVYRFFNLTPDATLDDVLEKGHRYCDKSWLVAKKSVVPQPFIEQYCFRAPYVVLLLREGLHIPDSHVTVGSGSITWTLGVALFEAGKAFPFSGKSRGYDIFQVRINPLFVLAFSLVVLFFLVCFSSCVGKSSIYLRRRYLPLFNHKSVSSASVLNIPSPFQFKHWSRPVHIVDGRAKDPMSPVPGTHGGDKFTRSHVAHSYSSGSLGELQFGNTNVGPAWTPPNRSQTRLQSRRSQSREDLVSSMAEGNAMKP, from the exons ATGGTCTTCAGCAAAATTTCAGAATTATTTTCTCCCGGACTGATTCGTTTATCAGCATCTAACAAAGCACCCGGGTCGCCTATACCTGCTTCACCTAGTGGTCTCCCCAAACCTGAGAAAAGGAGTAATCTAAGACTCTCCTATTCCCTTCAGGATTTGTCTACTTATCGCCGGCTTGATATAGAAGAAGGAAATCAAAATGCTGGAGTAGAAAGAAGTTCAGGTCATGCATTGCCACCATATATCTTTGAGAAGGAAATAGGAGCAGCAAGTTTTTTGAAGGAGAAGTTATCACCAGGAACTTCATCCAGAAAGAAGAGGTGGATTACAGTAATCTGTATTCTCATTGGCTTATTTCTTGTTTCATGTCTGTCATTTGGTCTCCAAAATCTTTACACAAACTGGTCTAGAGGAACTAACAGGTTCTATGTTGTCGTAGACTGTGGTAGCACTGGGACACGTGTCTTTGTATATCAGGCTTCTATTAGTCACGAAAAGGACAACAATCTTCCTATATCATTAAAATCTCTGCCTGAAGATTCCTCTGGGAACTCTGTTGCCCGGAGTGGGAGGGCTTACAACAGAATGGAGACTGAGCCCGGGTTTGACAAATTGGTGCATAACATTTCTGGGTTGCAGAAGGCAATTAAACCTCTAATTGATTGGGCTGAGAACCAAATTCCAAGAAACTCACATAGTAGTACCTCTCTTTTTCTTCATGCTACAGCTGGAGTTCGTAGGCTACCGAGTTCAGATTCTGAATGGCTGCTTGAGAATGCTTGGCTGATCCTGAAGAGGTCACCTTTCTTGTGCAAAAAGGAATGGGTTAAGACTATCACGGGTGTGGAGGAAGCTTATTATGGATGGATAGCATTAAATTATCACACTAAGGTGTTTGGGTCGATTCCCAAAAAAGAAACATATGGTGCACTTGATTTGGGTGGCTCATCACTTCAGGTTACTTTTGAAGGTAAACAAGGTGACCTTGATGAAACGAGCTTAAAATTAGGGATTGGCCCTGTTAACCATCATCTGAGTGCCTATTCTTTGGCCGGGTATGGTCTCAATGACGCATTTGATAAATCGGTTGGCCATCTTCTCAAAGGGCTTCCTCATATTAGTAATGCCAATTTGACAAGTGGAAAAGTAGAAATTAATCATCCTTGTTTGCAATATGGTTACAAAGAACAGTATATGTGTAGACACTGTTCACTTTTAGAAGGTGGGAATTCTGGAGTACCAGTTCAGCTTGTGGGAGTTCCAAATTGGGCCAAATGTAGTTCGCTCGCCAAAGCTGCCGTCAATAGATCTGAATGGTCAAACAGTAGCGTAGGAATCGATTGTGGGCTTCATCCATGTGCTCTTGCTGAAAATAAACCCCGTCCTCGTGGCCGGTTTTATGCTATGTCTGGTTTCTACGTCGTGTACCGGTTCTTCAACCTGACTCCTGACGCTACTCTTGATGACGTGCTAGAGAAAGGCCACAGATATTGTGACAAGTCTTGGCTTGTTGCTAAGAAGAGCGTCGTTCCTCAGCCTTTCATCGAACAATACTGCTTCCGAGCTCCATATGTGGTGCTCCTCTTGAGAGAAGGACTGCACATTCCTGATAGCCACGTGACGGTTGGTTCGGGAAGCATAACTTGGACCCTTGGGGTCGCTCTATTTGAAGCTGGAAAGGCATTTCCGTTTTCTGGTAAATCCCGCGGCTATGATATATTTCAAGTGAGGATAAACCCACTGTTTGTTTTAGCTTTCTCTTTAGTTGTGCTGTTTTTCTTGGTCTGTTTCTCGTCATGTGTTGGCAAATCATCGATATATCTGCGGAGGCGATATCTCCCTCTTTTCAACCACAAAAGTGTGTCATCGGCATCCGTTCTCAATATCCCTTCTCCTTTCCAATTCAAACACTGGAGTCGTCCGGTCCACATAG TAGATGGAAGGGCTAAGGATCCGATGAGTCCAGTTCCAGGTACTCATGGTGGCGACAAGTTCACCAGATCACACGTAGCGCACAGCTACTCATCAGGCAGCTTGGGAGAGCTCCAGTTCGGAAACACTAATGTTGGCCCTGCCTGGACCCCTCCGAACAGAAGCCAAACGCGTCTCCAGAGTAGGAGATCCCAATCGCGGGAGGATCTCGTTTCTTCCATGGCAGAGGGAAATGCAATGAAGCCCTGA